One window of Nymphaea colorata isolate Beijing-Zhang1983 chromosome 1, ASM883128v2, whole genome shotgun sequence genomic DNA carries:
- the LOC116257819 gene encoding adenine nucleotide transporter BT1, chloroplastic/mitochondrial-like: MGKWGVESRENMGKIVSVSTSEEAFQWNPIDGIVQNWKKMEKIVSLSLSDMGFAWNEPMVGFAPGGLFASVGQVGVGVGIPPNHPRGEDGQRQIQRMMAPELPGADLYGKYLASVTPSSTSSELPQLGLCKIEIPEKEAEEELVEGVNTRVKKKNRFRIRVRNASLRRLISGAVAGAVSRTAVAPLETIRTHLMVGSSGNSTLEVFKTIMEVDGWKGLFRGNLVNVIRVAPSKAIELFAYDTVRKVLSPKPGESPSFPVPASLIAGAVAGVSSTLCTYPLELVKTRLTIQRGVYENLLHAFLKIIREEGPNELYRGLTPSLIGVVPYAATNYFAYETLRKAYRKVFKTEEVGNIPTLMIGSAAGAISSSTTFPLEVARKHMQVGAVSGRQVYKNMLHALTSILEKEGIGGLYVGLGPSCMKLVPAAGIAFMCYEACKRILVEKEDEG; encoded by the exons ATGGGTAAGTGGGGAGTGGAAAGCAGAGAGAACATGGGGAAGATTGTATCAGTTTCTACATCGGAAGAGGCCTTCCAATGGAATCCGATCGATGGTATTGTTCAGAACtggaaaaagatggaaaaaatcGTCTCTTTATCGTTATCCGATATGGGTTTTGCATGGAACGAGCCCATGGTCGGCTTCGCTCCCGGTGGCTTGTTTGCTAGCGTTGGGCAGGTGGGTGTAGGCGTGGGGATTCCTCCTAATCATCCGAGGGGGGAAGATGGTCAGAGGCAGATCCAGAGGATGATGGCGCCGGAGCTCCCTGGTGCGGATCTGTATGGGAAGTACTTGGCATCAGTGACCCCGTCGTCGACTTCGTCTGAGTTGCCGCAGCTTGGGCTTTGTAAGATTGAAATTCCGGAGAAAGAGGCCGAGGAGGAGCTGGTTGAGGGAGTTAACACgagagtgaagaagaagaaccgtTTTAGGATTAGGGTCCGGAATGCTTCACTGAGGCGATTAATCAGTGGTGCAGTTGCTGGAGCGGTTTCTAGGACGGCAGTGGCGCCGTTGGAGACGATAAGGACTCATCTGATGGTTGGTAGCAGTGGGAACTCTACGCTGGAAGTGTTTAAGACTATAATGGAGGTAGATGGATGGAAGGGATTGTTTAGGGGGAATTTGGTTAATGTTATCCGGGTGGCCCCTAGCAAAGCTATTGAG TTATTTGCTTATGACACAGTGAGAAAGGTCCTGTCACCTAAACCAGGAGAATCTCCAAGTTTTCCAGTCCCAGCTTCTCTGATCGCTGGAGCAGTGGCTGGTGTTAGCTCAACTTTGTGTACGTATCCCTTGGAATTAGTGAAGACCCGCTTGACCATTCAG AGAGGCGTCTATGAGAACCTGCTCCATGCATTTCTAAAAATTATACGAGAGGAAGGGCCTAATGAACTTTACAGGGGTCTCACCCCAAGTCTGATTGGTGTGGTGCCATATGCTGCCACTAATTACTTTGCTTATGAGACGCTCAGAAAAGCTTACAGGAAGGTCTTTAAAACTGAAGAAGTCGGAAATATTCCAACACTTATGATAGGTTCAGCTGCAGGTGCCATTTCAAGCAGCACTACTTTCCCGTTGGAGGTGGCTAGGAAACATATGCAGGTGGGTGCCGTTAGTGGAAGACAGGTTTACAAGAATATGCTTCATGCATTGACAAGCATATTGGAAAAAGAGGGTATTGGAGGGCTTTATGTTGGATTAGGGCCTAGTTGTATGAAGTTGGTACCTGCAGCTGGCATTGCATTCATGTGTTATGAGGCCTGCAAAAGGATACTTGttgagaaagaagatgaaggataG
- the LOC116268279 gene encoding mediator of RNA polymerase II transcription subunit 17 — protein MEGSMMMSLDKLPIRRLTAIEENGVEHFPPREVSADEKLLSLLHGIDFTPLVLEREAKKPKTSKESQPAAATQWPWQGLVESLQQVHQEISVVIDLINHVEANEAVAVAGMTKPKPLPNELLSDLSVSLSTKLQCFRQLGKYFKQSAKALEQQVAREARFYGALSRLQQNWKVKRQRALASTAGSEGFMIDLSDNPLSDPSLSLRPSPASMVRIDHGPLGMLTVHVPPKSCHAIQLGFLGGSETDKQSQLSTKKSGFSVEASLEGKEEVISDEDVNAGVKETHSLLRDIHLAIFDELVFESVSREALYQKPGVYVAGMRENFVLLSIGQQASVFLRLLPSNEDATGKDSLPTREAGTVPGQTTEGAIITTKKHDDLKKDRLPNPLALEIYLQQLVYETTLRVKERQSSGRLQGSIQPIGGGDGILSHFCMTLAHRIFSYKVLSRLENLVAKVPYLRLVSDATWHSRTSSWSVYVDVPQSILSLHLNRQAKPSGVDVMQQKVMSRFHNKVVVNEECITIGGESTSNVVGLFVGDSVEINSTINRYECDLANLSLVLLQQVASQIVHWLFEEALIVGMKPTRDLLSISFELEKGEKLSLVAHLDPEDEYQCLTWWLLVEDSVVEEVQMPTDLLFSGGSENKRFLGHLSLEELYAVLMDLVGLCGSS, from the exons atGGAGGGGAGCATGATGATGTCCTTGGATAAGCTCCCCATAAGGAGGTTGACCGCCATCGAAGAAAATGGTGTCGAGCATTTTCCCCC GCGCGAAGTTTCGGCCGATGAGAAGCTCCTTTCTCTCCTCCATGGGATCGATTTCACTCCACTGGTCCTCGAGAGAGAGGCGAAGAAGCCCAAGACTTCGAAGGAAAGCCAGCCGGCGGCGGCCACACAGTGGCCATGGCAGGGCCTGGTGGAGAGCCTTCAGCAGGTTCATCAGGAGATCTCCGTCGTCATTGACCTGATCAACCAT GTGGAGGCAAATGAAGCAGTAGCAGTTGCTGGGATGACAAAGCCGAAACCGTTACCAAATGAGTTGCTGTCCGACCTATCTGTCTCATTGTCGACCAAGTTGCAGTGCTTTCGT CAATTAGGGAAATATTTCAAACAATCTGCCAAGGCATTGGAACAGCAAGTTGCAAGGGAGGCAAGGTTCTATGGTGCATTAAGCAG ATTGCAACAAAACTGGAAAGTAAAGCGACAACGTGCACTTGCAAGTACAGCAGGCAGTGAGGGTTTCATGATTGATTTGTCTGATAATCCACTATCTGATCCATCACTTTCTCTCCGTCCATCTCCTGCTTCTATGGTTCGTATTGATCACGGTCCACTAGGGATGCTGACTGTGCATGTGCCTCCCAAGTCATGCCACGCTATCCAGCTTGGTTTTCTTGGTGGCAGTGAAACTGATAAGCAGAGTCAGTTGAGCACCAAGAAGTCAGGTTTCTCAGTTGAGGCTTCACTTGAGGGGAAGGAAGAAGTCATCAGTGATGAAGATGTCAATGCTGGTGTTAAGGAAACACATTCTCTTCTCCGTGACATTCATCTGGCTATCTTTGATGAGCTG GTGTTTGAATCGGTCAGCCGTGAGGCATTGTATCAAAAGCCTGGGGTTTACGTAGCAGGAATGCGCGAAAATTTTGTGCTCTTGAGCATAGGTCAGCAGGCTTCGGTCTTCTTGCGTCTCTTGCCTTCCAATGAAGATGCAACTGGAAAGGATAGTCTTCCAACCAGAGAAGCTGGTACTGTGCCTGGTCAGACAACAGAAGGAGCAATTATTACTACAAAGAAGCATGATGATCTCAAAAAAGATAGACTTCCCAATCCGCTTGCACTTGAAATATATTTGCAGCAGTTAGTCTATGAAACGACACTTAGAGTGAAAGAGAGGCAATCTTCTGGCAGGTTGCAAGGTTCTATCCAACCTATAGGTGGTGGTGATGGAATCTTGAGTCACTTCTGCATGACTCTTGCTCACCGCATATTTTCATACAAAGTCCTATCCAGGCTTGAAAATTTG GTAGCCAAAGTCCCTTATCTTCGGTTGGTATCTGATGCTACCTGGCACTCTCGCACTTCTTCATGGTCAGTCTATGTGGATGTTCCACAGTCTATCCTCAGTCTGCATCTAAATCGTCAAGCCAAGCCTTCTGGGGTGGATGTCATGCAACAGAAAGTCATGTCAAGATTCCACAATAAAGTGGTAGTAAATGAAGAATGCATCACAATTGGAGGAGAAAGCACCTCAAATGTCGTGGGTCTGTTTGTAGGTGACTCTGTGGAGATCAACTCAACTATAAATCGTTATGAATGTGATTTGGCAAATCTTTCACTTGTATTGTTGCAACAG GTTGCCAGCCAAATTGTGCATTGGCTTTTCGAGGAAGCATTGATTGTGGGCATGAAGCCCACACGAGACTTATTGAGTATATCTTTTGAGCTGGAGAAGGGAGAAAAGTTAAGTTTAGTGGCCCATTTAGATCCGGAAGATGAGTACCAATGCTTAACCTGGTGGCTTCTTGTTGAAGACTCGGTGGTGGAAGAAGTGCAGATGCCGACTGATTTGCTTTTCAGCGGGGGGTCTGAAAACAAGAGATTCTTGGGGCATTTGTCTCTCGAGGAACTGTATGCAGTTCTTATGGACCTTGTTGGTTTATGTGGCAGCAGTTGA